The following proteins are co-located in the Brevibacillus laterosporus DSM 25 genome:
- a CDS encoding glycerol-3-phosphate dehydrogenase/oxidase, producing the protein MTKPFSSLYRGQLLRDMEIQEYDLLVIGGGITGAGIALDAQVRGINTALIDMQDFAAGTSSRSTKLVHGGLRYLKQLEFKLVAEVGRERAIVYENAPHVTTPEWMLLPMIEGGTYGKFATSIGLRVYDALAGVKKNERRIMLNKEQTLAKEPLLAKEKLKGGGYYVEYRTDDARLTMEVMKEAVRRGATAINYVKAEDLLYEHGKVVGVVAIDQISGEKITIRAKKIINAAGPWVDTIREIDGSNKGKRLHVTKGVHIVIDKKRFPLKQSIYFDTPDGRMVFAIPRDNKTYVGTTDTNYQGDIANPKITVEDRDYILRATNFMFPSLELTGEDVESSWAGLRPLIHEDGKSPSELSRKDEIFMSESNLLTIAGGKLTGYRKMAERIVDLLVEQFKTEGQGNYPRCTTDQIRLSGGDVGGADKFELFKKDKIKEGISIGLSEQEAEQLVARYGSNVSRIFSRISEHEAERAESGLPTHVFGPLMYAIEEEMATTPEDFFIRRTGDLYFNIQGVRDWKEPVIAYMAQKLGWSREEVSNHQKRLDQFIHDAVIPIRE; encoded by the coding sequence ATGACAAAGCCATTTTCAAGCTTATATCGCGGACAATTATTGCGTGATATGGAGATACAGGAATATGATCTGCTGGTGATCGGAGGCGGAATCACTGGGGCGGGAATAGCACTGGATGCACAAGTACGTGGGATAAATACGGCTTTGATTGACATGCAGGATTTTGCTGCCGGGACCTCTAGTCGTTCGACAAAACTAGTGCATGGAGGTTTGCGCTATTTAAAACAGCTGGAATTTAAGCTGGTTGCGGAGGTAGGACGGGAACGGGCCATCGTATATGAAAATGCTCCCCATGTCACTACGCCAGAGTGGATGCTTCTTCCCATGATAGAAGGAGGAACGTATGGTAAATTTGCTACTTCGATAGGCTTACGAGTGTATGACGCATTAGCCGGGGTTAAGAAAAATGAGCGTCGTATCATGCTGAACAAGGAGCAAACCCTAGCAAAAGAGCCGTTATTGGCCAAGGAAAAGCTAAAAGGTGGCGGTTATTACGTAGAATATCGGACAGATGATGCTCGTCTAACGATGGAAGTGATGAAGGAAGCGGTGCGACGGGGAGCAACTGCTATCAATTATGTGAAAGCAGAGGATTTGTTGTATGAGCATGGCAAGGTAGTAGGGGTCGTAGCTATTGACCAAATCAGTGGGGAAAAAATTACGATCCGTGCCAAGAAAATCATTAATGCGGCAGGTCCATGGGTTGATACCATTCGAGAAATCGATGGCTCTAACAAAGGCAAGAGACTACATGTCACCAAAGGTGTTCATATCGTGATTGACAAAAAAAGATTTCCGTTAAAACAATCTATTTATTTTGATACACCGGATGGACGCATGGTGTTTGCGATTCCACGAGATAATAAGACGTACGTAGGAACAACGGATACGAACTATCAGGGGGACATTGCTAACCCCAAAATAACTGTAGAGGATCGAGACTACATTCTTCGTGCGACTAATTTTATGTTCCCATCGCTTGAATTGACAGGAGAGGACGTAGAATCAAGCTGGGCAGGCTTACGTCCGTTAATACACGAGGATGGCAAATCCCCATCTGAGCTTTCGCGTAAGGACGAGATTTTTATGTCCGAATCAAATCTTTTAACAATTGCAGGCGGGAAGCTGACTGGGTACCGCAAAATGGCTGAGAGAATTGTTGATCTACTAGTCGAGCAATTCAAAACAGAAGGTCAAGGGAATTATCCACGTTGTACAACTGATCAAATCCGTTTATCTGGCGGTGATGTAGGTGGTGCCGACAAGTTTGAGTTATTTAAGAAGGACAAGATAAAGGAAGGCATCTCGATCGGCCTATCCGAACAGGAAGCAGAGCAGTTAGTTGCTCGCTATGGCTCAAATGTATCTCGCATTTTCTCACGAATAAGTGAACATGAGGCAGAAAGAGCGGAATCCGGATTGCCTACACATGTTTTTGGACCCCTTATGTATGCGATAGAAGAAGAGATGGCAACGACTCCAGAGGATTTCTTTATTCGTCGCACAGGAGACCTCTATTTTAATATACAGGGGGTTCGAGATTGGAAGGAGCCCGTTATCGCCTATATGGCCCAAAAGCTGGGGTGGAGCAGAGAAGAAGTGAGTAATCATCAGAAACGTCTAGATCAGTTCATACATGATGCCGTTATTCCGATCAGAGAATGA
- the glpK gene encoding glycerol kinase GlpK, which translates to MEKKYILSLDQGTSSTRAILFNKQGQIVAMAQREFPQYFPQPGWVEHNGFEIWGSILAVIAEVLSTSNISPKEVAAIGITNQRETTIVWDKHTGKPVYNAIVWQSRQTSEICDELKAQGYSDLVQEKTGLVIDAYFSGTKLKWILDHVEGAREKAEKGDLLFGTIDTWLIWRLSGGESHVTDYSNASRTLLYNIYEQKWDAELLAMLDIPKCMLPEVRPSSEVYALTASYHFFGEQVPIAGAAGDQQAALFGQACYETGMAKNTYGTGCFMLMNTGEKAVKSESGLLTTLAWGIDGKVEYALEGSIFVAGSAIQWLRDGLRMLKSAAESEQYAQRVESTEGVYMVPAFVGLGTPYWKSDVRGAIFGLTRGTEKEHFIRAILESLAYQTKDVLSAMEVDSGIVLKALRVDGGAVRNNFLMQFQSDILGVSVERPTNSETTALGAAYLAGLAVGFWESREEIASVWQIDKRFEVQMGAEERSKLYSGWKKAVEATMGFQVPTVG; encoded by the coding sequence ATGGAGAAAAAATATATTTTGTCATTAGATCAAGGCACATCCAGTACTCGTGCCATTCTTTTTAATAAGCAAGGGCAGATTGTTGCCATGGCACAGCGGGAATTTCCACAGTATTTTCCACAGCCAGGATGGGTAGAGCATAATGGATTTGAAATATGGGGTTCTATTTTAGCTGTGATTGCAGAGGTTCTGTCCACATCCAATATTAGCCCAAAGGAAGTAGCGGCGATTGGCATCACGAATCAGCGTGAAACCACGATCGTTTGGGATAAACACACAGGCAAACCAGTATATAATGCGATTGTTTGGCAATCCCGTCAAACATCCGAGATATGTGATGAGCTAAAGGCCCAGGGCTATTCCGATCTAGTGCAGGAAAAAACCGGATTAGTGATCGATGCTTACTTCTCTGGTACCAAATTAAAATGGATTTTGGATCATGTAGAAGGTGCACGTGAGAAGGCGGAGAAGGGTGACCTGCTGTTTGGAACCATTGATACATGGTTGATCTGGCGTTTATCAGGTGGGGAGAGTCATGTAACGGATTATTCGAACGCTTCACGAACTCTTCTATATAATATCTATGAGCAAAAATGGGATGCTGAGTTATTAGCCATGCTGGATATTCCTAAATGTATGCTACCTGAGGTTCGACCATCATCAGAGGTGTATGCGCTTACAGCATCGTATCATTTCTTTGGCGAACAGGTACCTATTGCTGGTGCGGCAGGAGATCAGCAAGCGGCTTTATTTGGGCAGGCATGCTACGAGACAGGGATGGCAAAAAATACCTATGGAACAGGCTGCTTCATGCTGATGAACACGGGAGAAAAGGCAGTTAAATCGGAAAGTGGATTACTAACGACGCTCGCATGGGGCATCGATGGTAAAGTGGAATATGCGTTAGAGGGTAGTATTTTTGTTGCTGGTTCAGCTATCCAATGGCTACGTGATGGGCTTCGAATGTTAAAATCGGCGGCTGAAAGTGAACAATATGCACAACGAGTGGAATCGACTGAAGGTGTATATATGGTTCCAGCCTTTGTTGGACTCGGTACGCCATATTGGAAGAGTGACGTGCGAGGAGCTATATTTGGATTGACACGTGGGACAGAAAAAGAGCATTTTATCCGTGCCATTCTTGAGTCGCTTGCGTACCAGACAAAAGACGTCCTTTCTGCAATGGAAGTGGATTCAGGAATTGTTTTAAAAGCCTTGCGTGTAGACGGTGGTGCAGTAAGAAATAATTTCCTGATGCAGTTCCAAAGCGATATTCTTGGTGTTTCAGTTGAGCGTCCTACCAATAGTGAAACGACAGCATTAGGGGCAGCTTATCTAGCTGGTCTAGCTGTTGGATTCTGGGAAAGTCGAGAGGAGATTGCCTCTGTTTGGCAGATTGATAAGCGCTTTGAGGTACAGATGGGGGCAGAGGAAAGAAGTAAATTATATAGTGGATGGAAAAAAGCAGTAGAAGCAACAATGGGCTTCCAAGTACCGACTGTCGGTTGA
- a CDS encoding MIP/aquaporin family protein has product MSPFVGELVGTMLLIILGGGVVGGVVLHKSKAQNSGWIVITIGWGLAVTMGAYAVGGISGAHLNPALTIALATIDRFAWADVPLYIVAQMLGAFLGAVIVWLHYLPHWKQTEDKGAKLAVFATDPAIPNTLGNLLSEIIGTFILVFGILAIGANKFVDGLNPFVVGLLIISIGVSLGGTTGYAINPARDLGPRLAHFLLPIAGKGTSNWGYAWIPVVGPIAGGVLAALFYKIVFLA; this is encoded by the coding sequence ATGTCACCATTTGTAGGAGAATTGGTTGGTACCATGCTTTTAATTATTTTGGGGGGCGGCGTAGTAGGAGGGGTTGTTCTTCATAAATCAAAAGCGCAAAATTCAGGGTGGATTGTCATTACGATTGGCTGGGGGTTGGCCGTTACCATGGGAGCTTATGCTGTGGGCGGGATAAGTGGCGCTCATCTAAATCCAGCCCTTACGATTGCGTTAGCTACCATCGATAGGTTTGCTTGGGCTGACGTACCGTTGTATATCGTGGCACAGATGTTGGGAGCTTTTTTGGGCGCTGTAATTGTTTGGCTACACTATCTGCCTCACTGGAAACAAACAGAGGATAAAGGGGCGAAATTGGCTGTTTTTGCAACTGATCCTGCCATTCCAAATACGCTAGGTAATCTTTTAAGTGAAATTATTGGTACTTTTATTCTGGTTTTTGGTATTCTTGCGATTGGAGCGAATAAATTTGTAGATGGATTAAATCCGTTTGTGGTAGGACTTTTAATCATTAGCATTGGGGTATCCCTAGGTGGCACGACAGGGTATGCGATTAATCCAGCGAGAGATTTAGGACCACGTCTCGCCCACTTTCTGCTCCCGATTGCTGGAAAAGGAACTTCCAACTGGGGTTATGCTTGGATTCCGGTTGTTGGACCAATTGCGGGAGGAGTTTTGGCAGCGCTTTTTTATAAAATCGTATTTCTTGCTTAG
- a CDS encoding glycerol-3-phosphate responsive antiterminator, whose amino-acid sequence MDFLQQKVLPAVRQMKDFEALLKSRFEYLVLLDSHVGQLKHIVQMSKKHNKKMLVHADLINGLRNDEYATEFLCQEIRPAGVISTRKSAVLTAKKNKVLAIQRLFLLDTTALETSYRLLEQTQPDYIEVLPGIMPHIIAEVYDRVKIPVLAGGLIRTVEDAECAFSGGAVAVTTSRKEIWHHYENK is encoded by the coding sequence ATGGATTTTTTACAGCAGAAAGTATTACCAGCAGTCAGACAGATGAAGGATTTCGAGGCATTGCTTAAAAGTCGTTTTGAATATTTAGTCTTGTTGGATAGCCATGTAGGGCAATTAAAGCATATTGTCCAAATGTCGAAAAAGCATAATAAAAAAATGCTTGTGCATGCTGATCTTATTAATGGCTTACGAAATGATGAATATGCAACCGAATTTTTATGTCAAGAAATTCGACCAGCAGGTGTAATTTCCACGCGGAAAAGTGCCGTACTAACCGCAAAGAAAAATAAAGTCTTAGCGATTCAACGATTATTTCTGCTGGACACTACGGCGCTTGAAACCAGTTACCGTCTTTTAGAACAAACGCAGCCAGATTATATCGAGGTATTACCAGGAATTATGCCGCATATTATTGCCGAAGTATATGATCGTGTGAAGATTCCTGTGCTTGCAGGTGGTTTAATCAGAACTGTGGAGGATGCCGAGTGTGCCTTTAGTGGTGGGGCTGTTGCGGTAACAACATCACGGAAAGAGATTTGGCATCATTATGAGAATAAATAA
- a CDS encoding GNAT family N-acetyltransferase, which yields MAQIVPVLKQSKSDRIISFRSPTAKDASIIRKHYERVFHDNSFMLTSGEEFIANDEQVAAGIDTFWNDPNKVAFIAEYENELIGIMTVTPRETKRVQHVGMIALTIKEEWRGQRMGSLFFEVMLEWAEAHPVIEKLSGEAFAHNERSLRLLKSFGFVEEGRKIGEVKYPDGTYVDTIFISKSVKGN from the coding sequence ATGGCTCAGATCGTACCTGTGTTGAAACAAAGCAAATCGGATCGCATCATTTCATTTCGTTCACCGACAGCAAAGGACGCTTCGATCATTCGGAAGCATTACGAGCGAGTATTTCACGATAATTCCTTCATGCTCACTTCTGGAGAAGAATTTATCGCAAATGATGAGCAAGTCGCAGCCGGTATTGATACCTTTTGGAATGATCCCAATAAAGTGGCATTTATCGCGGAATACGAGAATGAATTAATCGGAATTATGACCGTTACGCCAAGAGAAACAAAGAGAGTACAGCATGTAGGTATGATCGCGTTAACAATTAAAGAAGAGTGGCGCGGTCAAAGAATGGGAAGTCTCTTTTTTGAAGTCATGCTAGAGTGGGCAGAGGCACATCCTGTCATTGAGAAGCTATCAGGCGAGGCATTTGCTCATAATGAAAGGTCCCTTCGCTTACTAAAGAGCTTTGGGTTTGTAGAAGAGGGAAGGAAGATCGGAGAGGTCAAATATCCTGACGGTACATATGTAGACACTATTTTTATCTCTAAATCGGTAAAGGGCAACTAG
- a CDS encoding non-ribosomal peptide synthetase produces the protein MRDTLSQSSTMTTGKWQEEQQYWLGKLQGNVVASGFPEDFTRTRKESTRSVYKAVFPAELSEKVIATSNGSAFGMYVLLVTGVKLLLSHYTGSEDILVGMPPFQMKRSKDTANHLLALRTFGTKNDSFAEWAGKIKQTVMEADQHPNLSFAEAVRMLHPEINDPSQVNMQTVVLLDSVHDVGDIDHIESKTFFLFRAVGNSLEIELHYDSECYQEETIQRIVQHTLRLLQQALSNPKQPSREIEFLSEQEKNQLIFGFNQTQSGYPQDKTIVQLFEEQAKKHSDREALVCDDQRMTYEELNRRANQVARSLTERGIEPNDIVGIMVERSLEMIVGILGIVKAGAAYLPIDPIYPQDRIHYMLEDSGAKLLLTDRPEGKVSTYWGTIIHLHDENLEKYASENLSVEISPQSLAYIIYTSGTTGHPKGVMIEHRHVVRLFFPDTPLFSFTHQDVWTLFHSFSFDFSVWEIFGALLFGGKLVVVPKLVAQDTKVFLQLLQSEQVTVLNQTPTAFYQIINEEVKSADQNLNMRYVIFGGEALTPRQLQPWKAKYPQTKLINMYGITEITVHATFRELIEEDFHQHASNIGKPIPTLSIYVLDQERKLSPIGVPGEMYVSGAGVARGYLNRQELTQERFIDNPYIAGERMYKTGDLARWLADGTLEYMGRLDHQVKIRGHRIELGEIEEQLLLRRFVQEAVVIARQNKDGINELCAYLVTTEDIGNIDVRKALSVSLPDYMLPTYVIQIEKMPLTPNGKIDRKALPKPENSLRSKQEYVAPRTSLEASLVSIWEDVLEIKPIGIKDNFFELGGYSLKMLKMINLVAQELNVEIPLKLLYENPTIEYMAERAFAFYMEESNNHMTLLNRAVDIKVICFPPINGFIFIYKRIAELLDQEATFYGFEYLEEENRIELYTQQILDAEPEGPYIFLGYSAGGNLAFEVAKAMEEKGHTVSDIIMFDTYMKTEQMKMTPEELEDEIERFLQLENIREILDFSHGDEVVKEQVLKKTRAYVAYFLQLAHVGQVHASIHFVQAEPDEANIAQPADLQMWGKFTKGTYREYQGAGMHYSMFNGHFLQRNAKMVQRILQQIKKEG, from the coding sequence ATGCGTGACACATTGAGTCAATCAAGTACAATGACGACTGGAAAGTGGCAAGAGGAACAGCAATACTGGTTAGGCAAATTACAAGGAAATGTAGTCGCGAGTGGATTCCCGGAGGATTTTACCAGAACACGCAAAGAGAGCACTAGGTCTGTATATAAAGCGGTTTTCCCTGCCGAGCTGTCTGAAAAAGTAATAGCAACCAGCAATGGATCGGCGTTTGGTATGTACGTTTTGCTAGTTACGGGTGTGAAGCTGTTGCTTAGCCATTATACAGGGAGTGAGGATATTCTAGTCGGTATGCCCCCTTTTCAAATGAAAAGGAGTAAGGACACAGCCAACCATCTTCTTGCTCTGCGAACATTTGGAACGAAGAATGATAGCTTTGCCGAATGGGCGGGAAAAATCAAACAAACCGTCATGGAGGCAGATCAGCATCCCAATCTGTCTTTTGCAGAAGCTGTACGGATGCTACACCCAGAGATAAACGATCCATCACAGGTTAATATGCAGACGGTTGTTCTGCTCGATAGCGTACATGACGTGGGAGATATCGATCACATAGAGAGTAAAACATTCTTCCTATTTCGAGCTGTGGGAAATAGCCTGGAAATAGAGCTGCATTACGATTCAGAATGTTATCAGGAGGAGACGATACAGCGCATTGTTCAACATACTCTGCGACTACTACAGCAAGCTTTGTCCAACCCGAAACAACCTAGTCGGGAGATCGAGTTCTTGTCTGAACAGGAAAAAAATCAGCTCATATTCGGCTTTAATCAGACACAGTCCGGTTATCCGCAGGACAAAACAATTGTACAACTATTCGAGGAGCAGGCAAAGAAGCATTCGGATCGAGAAGCCTTGGTATGTGATGATCAACGTATGACGTATGAAGAATTGAATAGACGTGCTAATCAAGTAGCAAGATCACTTACAGAGCGTGGAATTGAACCTAACGATATCGTAGGGATCATGGTTGAGCGTTCCTTGGAGATGATTGTGGGGATACTTGGCATTGTAAAAGCAGGTGCAGCCTACCTTCCCATCGATCCGATTTATCCACAGGATCGAATCCATTATATGCTAGAAGATAGCGGGGCGAAGCTTCTGCTTACCGATAGACCTGAAGGAAAGGTTTCCACCTATTGGGGAACAATCATTCATTTACATGATGAAAACCTGGAGAAGTATGCTAGTGAAAATCTGTCTGTCGAGATTTCACCGCAATCCTTAGCGTACATCATCTATACTTCAGGGACGACTGGACATCCCAAGGGTGTCATGATTGAACACAGACATGTCGTGCGTTTATTCTTTCCAGACACCCCCTTGTTTTCGTTTACCCATCAAGATGTTTGGACGCTGTTTCATTCCTTTAGCTTCGATTTTTCCGTATGGGAAATTTTCGGAGCCCTGCTGTTTGGCGGAAAGCTGGTAGTGGTTCCTAAGCTAGTGGCACAAGATACCAAAGTCTTCTTACAATTACTACAGAGTGAGCAAGTAACGGTACTCAATCAAACACCTACCGCATTTTATCAGATCATAAATGAAGAGGTAAAATCCGCTGATCAAAATCTGAATATGAGGTACGTCATTTTTGGCGGTGAAGCCTTAACACCAAGACAGCTACAGCCATGGAAAGCAAAATATCCTCAGACCAAACTGATCAATATGTATGGCATAACCGAAATCACGGTCCATGCTACCTTCCGTGAGCTGATAGAAGAGGATTTTCATCAGCACGCAAGCAACATAGGAAAGCCGATTCCGACGCTGTCTATCTATGTTTTGGATCAGGAGAGAAAGCTGTCACCAATCGGGGTCCCAGGCGAGATGTATGTATCGGGAGCAGGCGTAGCGAGGGGCTATCTAAACAGACAGGAGCTAACGCAGGAACGCTTTATCGACAACCCTTATATCGCTGGAGAACGTATGTATAAGACAGGGGACTTGGCTAGATGGCTGGCAGACGGCACCCTCGAATATATGGGACGACTAGACCACCAAGTGAAAATTAGAGGTCATCGCATTGAATTGGGTGAGATTGAAGAGCAGTTGCTGTTACGTAGATTTGTGCAGGAAGCAGTAGTTATAGCTAGACAAAACAAGGATGGAATCAATGAGCTATGCGCCTATTTGGTGACTACAGAAGACATAGGAAACATAGATGTAAGAAAAGCCCTTTCTGTTTCTTTGCCTGACTATATGCTCCCTACGTATGTGATACAGATAGAGAAAATGCCGCTAACCCCTAATGGGAAAATTGATCGAAAAGCCCTGCCAAAGCCAGAGAACAGCCTGCGCTCAAAGCAAGAGTATGTGGCGCCCAGAACATCCCTTGAGGCCAGTCTAGTGAGCATCTGGGAGGATGTTCTGGAAATAAAACCGATCGGAATTAAGGACAATTTCTTCGAGCTGGGTGGATACTCACTAAAAATGCTGAAGATGATTAATCTAGTGGCCCAAGAATTAAACGTAGAGATTCCATTAAAATTACTGTATGAAAACCCAACGATAGAATATATGGCAGAACGGGCCTTTGCTTTTTATATGGAGGAGAGTAACAACCATATGACGCTATTAAACCGAGCTGTCGATATCAAAGTGATTTGTTTTCCTCCGATAAATGGTTTTATCTTTATCTACAAACGAATTGCGGAATTATTAGATCAGGAAGCTACGTTTTATGGATTTGAATATTTGGAAGAGGAAAATCGCATAGAGCTATATACTCAACAGATTTTAGATGCAGAGCCAGAAGGACCCTACATTTTTCTAGGTTATTCAGCTGGGGGAAATCTAGCATTCGAAGTGGCAAAAGCAATGGAAGAGAAGGGACACACTGTATCTGACATCATTATGTTTGACACCTACATGAAAACAGAGCAGATGAAAATGACTCCAGAGGAGCTAGAAGATGAGATTGAGCGCTTCTTGCAACTAGAAAATATCAGAGAAATCTTAGACTTTAGCCATGGTGATGAGGTTGTGAAAGAGCAGGTTCTGAAGAAAACCAGAGCGTATGTTGCTTACTTCCTTCAGTTAGCTCATGTGGGTCAAGTACATGCTTCCATTCACTTTGTACAAGCAGAGCCAGATGAGGCCAATATTGCGCAGCCCGCCGATTTGCAAATGTGGGGTAAATTTACAAAAGGAACCTATAGAGAATATCAAGGTGCAGGCATGCATTACAGCATGTTTAATGGTCATTTTTTACAAAGGAATGCCAAAATGGTTCAACGTATTTTACAGCAGATTAAAAAGGAAGGATAG